CGGTGGCGATGCCCCTGTTGAGCGCCTGAAGGTTGAGCATTAACAGATGTTAAGTTAGCTAGCGTTGCAATTcatcactgttaaaaaaaattacaatcatTTGTGTGGTCAATTATGTAATTTCACCTGCTGGTAATAAAAAGAATAGTTTTACTACAGAACAATACATTTATGTTCATCTATGTATACAGTACTTTCCAATTTGTCTCGCaatattacccttaaaaataattggctttaagatatttgatttcattttttaattgctaCTCAGcagaccaaacaaaaaaacaacaacaatgtgccagacccccccccccccccaactttcTGATAACAACCCAGGCTATGTTTAGCTCCTCCCTGCCATACAAAGatcttaaaatgtattacttcaacatacttccttgacaccaattcaaATGTTCCTATCATCCAGGGCTTTGgtggagtttttcagcaaatagaaTAAGGGGTTAGAACAAGAggagatttgtttgtttgtttgtttttgaggaGATAGCTTATTTGTTTTTCGAATTTCTCCCCAGGACTCAAAAGCTTTGAGAACCCTGCAAGAAAGATAAGGACTGGACTGCTCTGGACTACCTTCACTCCCAGCTGccctttcccttttttttttttttttttttttttgcacaagccCCGACCGGCTGTGCTATTTATACCAGGAAAAAGCAGAGGCATTACATAAGCTTAATCTCTACATCACTGTACTTCTTCTTCACTCCCTGATCTCTTGTGTCTTTCTCGGGAAGGAGGGGCAGATGAGAAAATGCCCCACCTGCTTGAAGAAGCATCTCCACAGTCCACACGGTGCCTGCGCCCATACGTATGTCCCGAGCGGCTAGGATAGCCCTATGCACGTCGTCTGCCATTTTCTGGCGTGAACTAGCCATGGTTAGCATTAGCCGCCGATGCTAACGAGCCGCTTCCTGCCTCCCGGAGCTCACcgcggggaggaggaggaaggaagtCGGCGGTAcgcggggagggggggaggtCGTTACCTGCTCGCCGAGGTCGATGGCAACATTGGTGATCGCCAGAGGCACCAGGAAGCGAAGAAGCGGCCAGTAAGGGCTCAGGGATGGGAACTCCACCATAGTAGAAGCCGGGGTGACAGCAGTGCGACGGGCATCTGCCTCGCTCTCGCTCGGGGGTGCAGGAGCTCTGCCGGTGGTGCGGCTAGCGGTGGCTGAAAGCAGCGAGCGCCGGCGGCGGGGGGGCGGGAGTGGAAGCCGCTGGAAGGCGGGCGAAGCACCTGGGAGACCCGCGGCGGGCAGCCGACGAGGCGctccggcggcggcggcggcggcggcgtcacAACAACGCGTCGGTGAGACCGAGAGAAAGAGGTGAAGGTCGGCGGAAGGCTCTGAGTGCGcgcatcttcctcctcctcgcgaATCCTCACccggggagggagggagggggaggaggaggaggaggaggaggaagagggaggaggaggaggaggaggaggtgacatCCAACTGCACCCAATTCGAGCGAGGAGGGACCTGGACCTCCAACCGACTTGCGCAAACACGCACGCCTAGGGAGAGCCGTTGCGGCATGTATTCCATGTACTAGGATTTAGGAAGACGATTGGGCGCACTCCTATTGCGTTACTGGCTCACTAGTTACCTTTTTTACACTACCGCTTGGCATCTCTGCAGACCGGTAacacaactacatgttactagtaagGCAAAGCTACTAGTGAGTGGCCTTTATGCTACTATTAGTGGGGTCCAGGAGGCTACCAGTGCTTGACATatgcctactagttgggccTAATAGTGTTTTTAGTGCAGCGCAGTAGTTTACTAGCAAGGTTTAATTGCGTATTAGTAggtcaaaagtggcactagtagtgcaAAAATCTTACGAGTAAGACAGTCgctctactagtgtgctgattAGTTTTACTATGACATtgctgcacactagtaggacaactttggcaatATCAcggatattgaaaaaaaaaaaagctcaaacagctttaaagcctactagtacgctctttgttcTCACTAGCAAGGCAGTTCAGCACACTAACACAATGACTAGGGTGCACTAGTAGattaaaccttactagtaaactGCTGTGCTGCACTACTAGGCCCAACTAGTATGCATGTCatgcactagtagcctcctAGACCCTACTAGTCACACCAATATGCCCACGAACAGTGTTGCCTCACTagttaaatgtatttgtccaaCTAGTATGCtaaagttgtcctactactCTGCAGACGATTCATACAGTagcgtgaaaaaaaatgaaacattactAGTAGGACACAGTCGTTCTATTAGTGCGCAGAATTGCCTTACTAGTACATGGGCCTTAAGATCGACGTCTACGCTCTTTGTCCTTTACTAGGAGTACAACTTTGGCACACTCGTAGGACAACTACACGTCACTAgtgtacatttatttcaaacataTGCAGGCTGGACTGGTGGTGACGTCACAAGTACGTTGACTTTGCATGTGCACTTGCAAGCAGTGTTGTATTATTTTGCGCGGGAAACCCACTTTAGCAGCATTCGTGTTGCTATAAATTACACCGGATTCAAATTTAACATTGCAAAAGAGCAGCAAATGCTGACCCCTGGCGGACAGATTTAGAAGCGTCACGTTGAGCCAATACAGGGCTGGGGAGAAATATCGGTACCGTATCGCGATGGCACATCGATATCATTCACGATACTGTCTCGGATATTGATACTGGATTTTGCTTTCTGACGTAAGTATAAGTGcgaccttgacttatgagtttggTTGTTTTCGTGACGAAGCTCATATCTTAAATATTTGCCAGTTTAAACTAAACACCGGTCAAAATTTCATCAGCATCAAAGCACTAGtggtttgcatgtctgcctcacttgATAAGATCTGAGTTTGAATATCGACTTTGCACCTTCTCCCTGACATTTTTATCACTtggagaaagtaaaaaaaaaattctgcataAATGACTTCTTTCCATGAAAAATGATGCAGTTATTTTATtggaaaatacaacttttgtcCCTtggtaaaagaaaaactgttcGTTGGAAAattaaacagtattttttttttttttaatttaaatttttgaattttcaaaaatgccTTGAAAAACACGATTTCTCTAAAATAACAAGTTTTAGTTGGTTTAAGGTTTTCTTTCAatgttttctgggggggggggaacaaaaaacgATTATGTTTCTTTggggggaaatgtattttttttccccttaaagtCTGACATtattcctcctttttttttttttttttttttttttttttgtgaaaatgtgttttggagTTTTGGTGTCCAAACTTTGCAAAAATTGAAATCTTCCAAACGTGCTTTGAAAATGTGTACCCCAGGTAGTGTATATTATCTCATAATCTGCTGCATTGGGATATTATTGTAACCCACTCTGCCATATGTCCCTGTTTTACACGACAATGCAagcaaaagcacacacacaaaaaaagcaatgtttaaaaaaaaaaaaaaaaagttatgttcAGGTCGTTTCGAGAACAATACGTCTTTTGATCCCGGCTGTGCACTAAATTGCAAAGTGGACAAAGGTCTGACCAAAATAAGTGCTTACTTAACccccaaaaagtttgttttgttttttttgccaaatagTCCCCATTATGTAAGCAACAACCTTGACTTCTGCCCGGCGAGCGGACGacgcccagaaaaaaaaacacccgacCAATATTATATGCTTAGAATTTAACATGGCATATGATGATGAAAATATGCTAAGTAACCCTTCCCatgtgtctcacacacacacacacacacacatgacatgtGACAACGTGGCTTGTTAAAAGTGCACGTGTGAGCTAGGTATGTGtaaacaaaatgttcttcaaaccctttggggggggggggggggggggggagaaaaaaaaaaaaaaagttgtttttgccTGTGACTGCAGCCTGAGGGCACCGCCGCAGTCATTTTGACTTTTACGAGCAGACGTGCCTTCGCGTTCCTTTCTAGCAGCCCTTAAGAAAAGTGGAGTGGAGTCAGATGTGCGCTCAGAGCTCACGCGCGCGCACGAGTTGTGGAAAGAACTTCTTTTTGTGTTTCAAGGTGATTCCACGACTCTCCAAAATCACGGTTGTGCCAAAACAGTGAGCAAATACCGCGCGCAATATTAGGGACATTTGCACGCGCTTAATGAAGAGTTTAGAATTATGATAATGCTCACTTTCGATTGTCACATAGACTGTGTCATATAGGAAGctgtttgtcatattttgctgGCTTTATTCAGCTTCATGGCAACATATTACAAACACTGATTTCACTATGatatttgcatcttttttttctcagttttatgatatattttaaatgtttctccTCAGATTTTCACTTCAATGTTGTAATATTGGGACTTTTTATcccttttttttgccttgaaaatttatctctaaaaaaaaaaagtttcacttgaaaaaaaaaaaaaacaatatttgtcaagttttccttttaacaaatacttaaagtatgatttttttctttaaaagtttgattgttttccttgaggaaaaataacatttgttttggGGAAAGTACTACTTTTTCCCTTcgggggaaaagaaaagaacttttttgtaatattacgactttcTTGAAAAGTACAATCCTCAAAGTTGGACTTGttcttgaacaaaaaaaaaatgtaagtcttTTTCCCtagcaaaaaaatgtatttgatcgACAATGTTGCCTGTTGAGTGTACAACGCATTTTACCAAAATTATATCTTTTTGAATGCTAAACAACTTGTGATAGTTGAGTGGTTTAAGGTGACAAAAGCTGACACCTCGTGGCGACTTGAGGCACACTTACTTCACCCTTCATGTTGTCACTTGCAGGTTTCTGGTGTTGACCttctgacccaaaaaaaaaaaaaaaaaaaaatcccaaatgaTGATGACTCCTCAGCAAAACAACGCACAATCCCTCGTTTTATCTCTCTCAGGTGCTTACATTAACCGACTTACCTCCAATATCCTGTTTTCCCctccaggaagaagaaaaaaaaacatagttgCTATGATGACACGGAGTGCGACTGTCTTAACCACAACACACATCGCCGGagatggcatctgtaaagctgatcaATTGTAACCCCGTTAAACTGGACAATCTGCATCTAATACCGAGAACTGACAAAATTAGTTTTgacaatatataattttaattatCATGAGTTACTTGACAACAAATGCGGCccaaaaataagtatttaaagtgaaaataaaatggatttatGCAAGAAATAACTGAGTATCCGTGAGTCATTTGCACATTTCCCAAAATGAATGCCTTAATTATCTTTTACTATCCTTAAATCGACTGttaaactaaaaaagaaaacatattttatgtagaatttcaaaaatatgacttctgattttttttttttttattcgtatGCAGGACGAATCCCACTCATAGACGTCTTATTTAGTGGATAAGAAGAAgtcttaaattaaaatgtaattatttttttaaagttttaaatcaaataaaacaatcttCCATTTGGCTTCCTTAAACCTGAAATATAAACACCTCACCCCCAATAAATGCCTGGTACGCTACAGTTGGATTCAAGCCACCTGTTGTAATGCAGCTGAGCAAGGCAAGCTGCAAGTTATATCAAGAGCATTTAAGTACACTTAAGTTGCATTTACCTTTgaaattcaatacatttgcattcaattaCACGTAAGCGAATGTTGGTGGCCGTAGTACaatgtgcatttgttttttgttttgttttgcagattCCAATCATCATGATTTACTTAACGTTGTTGACAAAttagaaaaaaagacatttgtgttAATGCTAAATTGGATTTTCCAAACTGAAAGCCTTAAAGCCGTACTTGTATGTATTATCGCATCATGACTTAAAATGTTGTGATATCAGAGTAGACTCAGCTCATATTATTGGATGAGCGGTCGAAAattgtatgttttaattttaaaaattaaaaaaacattacaagaaAGTAGATTCATATAGGTGCGGAGTTtgattttccaaaatgaaaGCCTGAAATATGCTGAATAAAGACGCTTAAACCTTAAGTCTACCTTTAAAATACGTAATTTGTATCGTAGATTGCTTAGTGACTTGAAATATTGTAATCTAACCTTAAATCAGGTTTATATTCATGGGTGACAGGGCTAAAATTTAGTCAGAAAGGTCTGGAAAAGTCTCAAATTTGGCTTCCTtcaacctggaaaaaaaataaacaccttacCCCTAATAATAAAACTGGACTTTGGAAGttgacgtgttttttttctggggtggggggataaaacaaaagcacagtcaggtTTACCAGCATTCCAAAGTAGGGAGATAACCACACCCGTGCAGTGAAGAATGCGGTCGATAAAAGTAACTGTATCCTTCAACTGTAAACGCCACGCAGCACAATTAGCTGGCGTCAATAATTAATAACACGATTAGCTCCGGGAGCGCTCATCGATGGTTGGTGGCTCTTTGCAACTCGGCGGAACACCTATCGATTATCTTTCTGCTTTGTCCGACAGGTCGCGCTGAGTCACGTCCAGGCACGGTGGCGGCCTATTCGTTATTTGCGGATTCGTTATTATTGTGCGTGGAGCTCAGCGTGCGtcgaattgttgtttttgttcacgtTTGCTCGTGATAAGCAAAGGTTTGAGTCTTGGAAGGTAACGTTTTAGttctaaaaataataagaataataatattattgtaagccactgcaacattctgcacagtttgaacattagcactgCTTAAATattggggtgtggggggggggctgtacttaaatgattggattattgcacataaaagtttaTTGTTTACCGAcctacatgtttttaaaaaaaactgaagggaAGTAGGAATTAAAGAAACCATGATGTATGGAAGGAAAGAGGAAAGGTAACAAGGACGatatggaaggaaggaaggaaggaaacaaggattGTAAGGAGGAAACTGAGAATAAAATTAAGGGTAGATTGATAGTAGGTTGCTATTTTTGGGGTCTCCACACAGTCTTGAACCCGTATTTTAAACCCCTGGTTCGAATTCATGACGCTAAACCTTCTTTATTAAacgtaatataatataataaaaataaatgagtatAAATATAATCAAATGACATCGAGATTTGTCCCACTGTGTATACTAACTAACTAATACGCAGTCGTGACTGTCACGTGTCCGTGCAGTACTACCCGGACGCCTCTAGGGGGCGTTCCAAGCCCGCCAAATCTCCTTCCCGTTGCGGTTTGGAAGAAACAACTCGTCGCCTTCCACAACTGCGACACTTTGCACGACTggtttgcttgaaaatgcttcaccCTCTGTGGTTAATTAGCGACAATCTGCCCTTAGTGCAGCCACATTGACGTGTTTTACCAGGTAatgcttcttttcttttcttttttttttttttttttttttttttttttgtgcaccgACATTTTGTCGTTTGTGTATATGTACGTACGCGTGCATGCACCTGCTCGGCAGTGAATGCTCGGGTTAAAAGCCGCAGTGTGTCTTATTTTAGTGCAGAAACGACGTACGGTGATTTAATAAAACACCCGTGGTTAATATTAGCGAGTGTGCCTGTAATATTAATCGAATTAGATCACTTTTCACACTACATGAGGATGACTTAGATTACATGCCTACAGTGAATGGAGCCGCCACTTTACTATGGCCACGCCCATTTCTTCTGCTGGGACTTGACGCACTAACACGTATGATAGTACCCCTAAAAATCTTGCAAAACTTGCTTTTTACGACGTAATTTGTGTTGAACGTTACCTTTAGGTGGATTTTAGAGTGACTTTAACATCGATTTGTCAATTTCAGAGGAAGTTCTTTGTTGGGGGGAGTAGGTGGGGTGGGTGGCCAGGCGGAGGAGGCGGTGACGCGGCCGTATATATGCCTTGGTGCCGGGGGCTCAGCTGTGATTCCCAAAGTCTCGCATGCTATCCGGACCTATCGGCGCTCGGTACGGCCGGCTCGTTCGCTGCTACGCCGCCGCCACGCATGCGTCGTCATCCGGGCACAAGGATTTAATGTCCACGGAGGACGCCGGAGGATTAATTTTTACCTTATATTTTTCCTGACTACATTAAAGCAACACAGGTAAGACTGGAAGTTTGAACTCGACACCTGCTGCTCGTGTTCACGTGTTTTTATCCTTTATTTTTAAGCTATTTGAACTAAACTGCATCTTGTCCGCCGCGTAGCTTTCCCCCCACGAAGGAGAGCTCGGCGCCCCGCCACCATGCCGCTCAGCTCCGCTCTCGCGAGCCGGAATTACGACTACGACTACGACTCCCTACAGCCGTACTTCTACTACGACCACTCGGAGGAGGACTTCTACCCGCAGCAGCCCCAGCCCCCGGCGCCCAGCGAGGACATCTGGAAGAAGTTCGAGCTTCTTCCCACGCCGCCGCTGTCGCCCAATCGGCGGCCGTCGCTCTCAGGCTTGCCATACCCCTCCACCGCTGACCAGCTGGAGATGGTGAGCGAGTTCCTGGGCGACGACGCCGTCAACCAGAGCATCATCTGCGACGCCGACTACTCGCAGACCTTCCTCAAGTCCATCATCATCCAGGACTGCATGTGGAGCGGCTTCTCGGCCGCAGCCAAGCTCAAGAAGGTGGTGTCCGAGCAGCTCGCCTCGCTGCACGCCGCCCGGAGGgactcctcctgctcctcctcctcctcctccagcgcCGCTGCCACCAGCCCCGCAACCGCCGCCCCCTCGGCGGATGCTTCCCCGACCTCTGCCCCCACTGACGCCGGCCCGGCGGAGCCCACCGGCGCTGCCGCTTGGAGGCTGAACAGCAGCTACCTGCAGGACCTCAACACGTCGGCGTCCGAGTGCATCGACCCATCGGTGGTCTTCCCCTACCCGATGACCGAGACCCCCAAGCAAGGCGAGCCCCCCCGTCAGGACTTGGGGCTGGACACGCCACCCAACAGTGGGAGCAGCAGTAGCAGCGACTCAGGTAGGAAGGAAATAATCATCCTCATCAATATTATCATGATTATGACATGTTTACACAGAGGTTCCCAAACTGAGGGGCGTGGGCCCATTTCCTTTGGGTTGTCTGAGCATTCTGCACCGACTTTATTTAGTCTTACTGATGATCAATTGTGATGCaattttgtcaccaattctCGGTTTTGTGTGTAAAGCATTGCTTTATGATGTACAGTGTTTGTTACCAACATGCGTGCTTTATACTGTTACCCAAATTTGGATCATGGGTAAGAGGCAAATTTGGGTCTTGAGTTGGGGGGGGTGGCACATTTCCACCTCAAGTTCCAGGGACTTCATGTAGTTCTTAGTATGTACTGATTGTACCAGGAACTAAAAGGGATATGTCATCGGATATCCGGACCCCGCCCCAAATATTCCTGGATCTCTCCATAGTACTGCCACCCACAGCAGTGGTCTTCTTTAAAGTATCTCCGGAACTAGATTGACAATATTTCACACATGCCCCCTCTCACCATGAGTTAGAGCCACCACTTCTTTGTACTTTTCAAACAGAAAAAGCAGACACTTGAAGAACTGGCCCTAACTCTGACTGAAGATCTGAACCACTACTAGTACCATCTTAGTGGGGGAAGGGATCCAAGTGATGTGAGTGGGTGggtctatatgtgtgtgtgtgtgtgcgtgtgtgtgtgtgacaaagatgaactttaaaaaaaaaacaaggacttTGGCCCTAGCTCTGAACATACACTGTGACACCAGGACAGTGTGAAAGGAGTAAAAGTGGTCCTCTAGAAGTTTCTCGTTCTGAGGTGGAAATGCACAAAAAAGGTTTGGGAAACCctgattacaaatattttacatttttgcttattatttaaatgtatatatttaatatatttagctgaaattaatttatatattttttaaatgtatttttttaacattttggtatatatattcatacattcatgtatgtatttgattttaaaattattttaggttttgttctctctctctctctctctctctctatatatatatatataaatatatatatatgtccctcaatatatttgatttaaaaattattttatgttttgttatatatatatatatattcatcaatttat
The genomic region above belongs to Phycodurus eques isolate BA_2022a chromosome 21, UOR_Pequ_1.1, whole genome shotgun sequence and contains:
- the myca gene encoding transcriptional regulator Myc-A gives rise to the protein MPLSSALASRNYDYDYDSLQPYFYYDHSEEDFYPQQPQPPAPSEDIWKKFELLPTPPLSPNRRPSLSGLPYPSTADQLEMVSEFLGDDAVNQSIICDADYSQTFLKSIIIQDCMWSGFSAAAKLKKVVSEQLASLHAARRDSSCSSSSSSSAAATSPATAAPSADASPTSAPTDAGPAEPTGAAAWRLNSSYLQDLNTSASECIDPSVVFPYPMTETPKQGEPPRQDLGLDTPPNSGSSSSSDSEDDDEEVRDDDDDDDDEEEAEDEEEIDVVTVEKRQGAKRCNSPGSADRRHPGPLVLKRCHVSTHQHNYAAHPPARHDRQPVVKRLKMEGAGVGGGASQSRVLKQISSNRKCSSPRSNPSDTEDHDKRRTHNVLERQRRNELKLSFFALRDEIPEVANNEKAAKVVILKKAAECIRGMQADERRLLSLKEQLRRRGQLLKHKLSMLHDERL